One Dietzia sp. JS16-p6b genomic window carries:
- the nudC gene encoding NAD(+) diphosphatase, protein MPLDFSLDSDPVLSVAAPDRAAHLRQDADGLARGWATARVVRIDRRDRFATDPVAGGRRRLRLEPAMDHADRMPETAVFLGLTEEGRHLWAMPEDELPDDPSVTTLRSSGADLVDGDGALASQALALLGWHRDTVRGRGPQHHPRRVDAGWAIEDPFHGGPEYPRTDPAVICLVHDGGRRVLLARQPVWPTGMYSHVAGFVEAGESLEGCVVREVQEEVGVAVDRVRYLGSQPWPFPRSLMVGFHAIGDPDAPIVLEDEEISEAAWFDVDDVRAALDGRGTLRVAPPVSIAHVMLRSWAAAVDGG, encoded by the coding sequence ATGCCGCTGGACTTCAGCCTCGACTCCGACCCCGTCCTGTCCGTCGCCGCCCCCGACCGGGCCGCGCACCTGCGCCAGGACGCCGACGGTCTGGCGCGGGGGTGGGCCACCGCGCGGGTGGTGCGGATCGACCGCCGTGATCGGTTCGCCACCGATCCCGTGGCGGGTGGCCGTCGACGCCTCCGGCTGGAGCCCGCGATGGACCACGCGGACCGGATGCCCGAGACCGCGGTGTTCCTCGGGCTCACGGAGGAGGGTCGCCACCTCTGGGCGATGCCGGAGGATGAGCTCCCCGACGATCCGTCGGTGACGACCCTCCGGTCGTCCGGAGCGGACCTCGTGGACGGAGACGGGGCGCTGGCATCACAGGCCCTCGCGCTGCTCGGGTGGCACCGGGACACCGTGCGGGGCCGGGGACCGCAGCACCATCCGCGCCGAGTGGACGCGGGCTGGGCGATCGAGGACCCCTTCCACGGCGGGCCCGAGTACCCCCGCACGGACCCGGCCGTGATCTGCCTGGTCCACGACGGGGGCCGTCGGGTACTCCTCGCCCGCCAGCCGGTCTGGCCGACGGGGATGTACTCCCACGTCGCGGGATTCGTGGAGGCGGGGGAGTCGCTGGAGGGATGCGTGGTTCGCGAGGTGCAGGAAGAGGTCGGCGTGGCCGTGGACCGCGTCCGCTACCTCGGCAGTCAACCCTGGCCGTTCCCGCGCTCGCTGATGGTGGGATTCCACGCCATCGGCGACCCGGACGCGCCGATCGTCCTCGAGGACGAGGAGATCAGCGAGGCCGCCTGGTTCGACGTCGACGACGTCCGCGCAGCGCTCGACGGCCGGGGCACGCTGAGGGTGGCGCCGCCGGTGTCGATCGCCCACGTGATGCTCCGGTCGTGGGCGGCGGCGGTGGACGGCGGGTGA
- a CDS encoding TrkA family potassium uptake protein, with protein sequence MVRKRPLASRSRSSDPLDESPDHILVGVVSIPANAESPWRLIGKRVLMAVLTLTLAALVVYFDQEGYEGGGGADGRITVVDAFYYATVSLSTTGYGDISPITQQARLLNAILITPLRVLFLILLVGTTLSVLTEQSRQALRIQRWRNLVRNHTVVVGYGTKGRSAVAAMLADDTAPDDIVVVDTDPQALKSAAARGLVTVQGSATRSDVLKLAGVTRAASVVVATNSDDTAVLVTLTARELAPNAKIVATVRESDNKHLLKQSGADSVVVSAETAGRLLGLATITPTVVGMMEDLLTPDEGFSIAERRVEESEVGGSPRHLAELVLGVVRKGQLIKVNEPQADALETGDRLLYIRMVAS encoded by the coding sequence ATGGTGAGGAAGCGCCCACTCGCGTCCCGTTCCCGCAGCAGCGACCCACTGGACGAGAGCCCCGACCACATCCTCGTGGGCGTGGTGAGCATCCCCGCCAATGCCGAGAGCCCGTGGCGACTGATCGGCAAGCGCGTGCTGATGGCCGTGCTCACGCTGACGTTGGCGGCACTCGTGGTGTACTTCGATCAGGAGGGGTACGAGGGCGGCGGAGGCGCCGACGGCAGGATCACGGTCGTCGACGCCTTCTACTACGCCACGGTCTCCCTCTCGACAACGGGCTACGGAGACATTTCCCCGATCACCCAGCAGGCGCGGCTGCTCAACGCCATCCTGATCACGCCGCTGCGCGTGCTCTTCCTGATCCTGCTCGTCGGTACCACCCTGTCGGTGCTCACCGAGCAGTCCCGTCAGGCCCTCAGGATCCAGCGCTGGAGGAACCTCGTGCGTAACCACACCGTCGTCGTCGGCTACGGAACCAAGGGCAGGTCCGCCGTCGCGGCGATGCTCGCCGACGACACCGCTCCCGACGACATCGTCGTCGTCGACACCGACCCCCAGGCGCTCAAGTCGGCGGCCGCGCGCGGTCTGGTCACGGTCCAGGGCTCGGCCACCCGGTCGGACGTCCTCAAGCTCGCGGGCGTGACGCGCGCCGCGTCCGTGGTGGTGGCGACCAACTCCGATGACACGGCGGTGCTGGTCACGCTGACCGCCAGAGAGCTCGCACCCAACGCGAAGATCGTCGCCACCGTCCGCGAGTCCGACAACAAGCATCTGCTGAAACAGTCCGGTGCCGACTCCGTGGTGGTCTCCGCCGAGACGGCTGGCCGGCTGCTCGGACTGGCGACCATCACCCCGACCGTCGTGGGGATGATGGAGGACCTGCTGACGCCGGACGAGGGTTTCTCCATCGCCGAACGACGGGTCGAGGAGTCCGAGGTCGGCGGGTCTCCGCGACACCTCGCCGAACTCGTCCTGGGGGTCGTCCGCAAGGGCCAGTTGATCAAGGTCAACGAACCGCAGGCCGATGCGCTGGAGACCGGCGACCGCCTGCTCTACATCAGGATGGTCGCAAGCTGA
- a CDS encoding UrvD/REP family ATP-dependent DNA helicase codes for MRGGPGSGKTSLLVDVVRAAVTGGVGMDGVLVLTGSATAGAAVLEEITRGLPSEVVVGTDAPVRTVHSLAHAVVRLAAARVDAPTPRLRTGAEHDALIRETLLGEVADGAPHWPEQLRPALSAVGFAREIRDLLLRALERGIGPRELARLGRSADRPAWVAAAGFFRRHEEQMALRSGLRGGESDVPEALNAAELVGAALDALTADPQLREIFRSRRLVVVDDAHHLDPLAAEFVAAVGGGADVMVVVEDGDQSVFRFRGADGGLARAVADQGGREVDLHAGHRMDPAVAAVAGRIGSRLPGAARHRPRERPVGPGPGAVGAPAVVEPVAPGGSVTVTVARSAAAEAAVVADFLRRRHVLDGVDYGEMAVVSRSLPRVVDTLLPALDAAGVPVVDAGAELPPAHDPVVAALLLLVRSALRGADGTDAEQTLALLSGPIGRADAVAMRRLRRGIRRSGIGGSAPSAETLRALVLAEGDPAPSGLTAVELAPVTRIRHARTAVVESLRAGGTVEEVLWEAWSASRMERRLVRQAVAADAWSRSADRSLDAVVSLFDHAADYVDRVPGGSVALFCDVVSREDLPAPRRADTRARGGAVTLLSAHAAVGRQWRSVAVCGVQDGVWPAPRRRSGLLGVDELVDLTEVAGDGPLPSEAERAASSASARSAEERRLFYVACSRARSHLLVTAVESPEQGDAAPSRFVDEISDLATTRADPGGTGSHGPGGAAAAASGHAPTVFTVQHLAVDLRAALLDPSTDPADAAHAAGLLAGMRDAGVAEADPGTWYGSRGPSTAAPAFPVGPGQPSAVLSPSGFGALEECPLRWFLQRVRGESSDPGSEAALIRGSVVHALTQAVEGGIGEDALRAAVSRRAESLTRARGWFAERGAESMVGMAESFRQWRRGTRDEFTTAAVEEAFDLDVRGGVRIRGRIDRLETTRAGEVVAVDIKTSPGAVSKAVAAAHPQLALYQLAVAGGAVASVAGREPGGGLLLYLGGREGRLPTERVQDPLGREAAEALTDRVVDAGRATVGPSYTARVGPWCDHCGVRSSCPAQPEGRQVIE; via the coding sequence GTGCGTGGCGGGCCCGGGAGCGGGAAGACCTCACTCCTGGTGGACGTGGTGCGCGCCGCGGTGACGGGCGGGGTGGGTATGGACGGTGTCCTGGTCCTCACGGGCTCCGCCACCGCCGGGGCCGCCGTGCTGGAGGAGATCACCCGCGGACTCCCGTCGGAGGTCGTCGTGGGAACGGACGCCCCCGTCCGCACCGTCCACTCCCTCGCCCATGCCGTGGTCCGGCTGGCCGCCGCTCGGGTCGACGCCCCGACCCCGCGGCTCCGGACGGGCGCGGAGCACGACGCGTTGATCCGCGAGACGTTGCTCGGAGAGGTGGCGGATGGCGCCCCGCACTGGCCCGAACAGCTCCGTCCCGCGCTGTCGGCCGTGGGGTTCGCGCGGGAGATCCGTGACCTGCTGCTGCGCGCTCTCGAGCGGGGGATCGGCCCCCGGGAACTCGCCCGCCTGGGACGGTCGGCGGACAGGCCCGCGTGGGTGGCCGCCGCCGGGTTCTTCCGCAGGCACGAGGAGCAGATGGCCCTGCGCTCGGGCCTACGGGGTGGGGAGTCGGACGTGCCCGAGGCGCTCAACGCCGCCGAACTCGTGGGGGCGGCGCTGGACGCGTTGACAGCGGACCCGCAGCTCAGGGAGATATTCCGGTCCCGTCGGCTGGTGGTGGTGGACGACGCGCACCACCTCGACCCGCTCGCCGCCGAGTTCGTGGCCGCCGTCGGTGGGGGCGCGGACGTCATGGTGGTGGTGGAGGACGGGGACCAGTCGGTGTTCCGTTTCCGGGGGGCGGACGGCGGTCTCGCCCGCGCTGTCGCGGACCAGGGCGGCCGTGAGGTGGATCTCCACGCGGGGCACCGGATGGACCCCGCGGTCGCGGCGGTGGCGGGACGGATCGGCTCCCGGCTGCCCGGCGCCGCCCGCCACCGACCGCGTGAGAGGCCGGTCGGACCGGGCCCGGGTGCGGTAGGTGCGCCGGCTGTGGTCGAACCGGTGGCGCCGGGGGGATCGGTGACGGTCACCGTCGCCCGGTCGGCCGCTGCGGAGGCCGCCGTCGTCGCGGACTTCCTGCGCAGGCGACACGTGCTGGACGGCGTCGACTACGGGGAGATGGCGGTCGTCAGCAGATCGCTTCCCCGGGTCGTCGACACCCTGCTCCCGGCACTCGACGCGGCCGGCGTCCCCGTGGTCGACGCGGGCGCCGAGCTGCCCCCGGCGCACGATCCCGTGGTGGCGGCGCTCCTCCTGCTGGTGAGGTCAGCGCTGCGGGGGGCCGACGGGACGGATGCCGAGCAGACCCTCGCGCTGCTGTCCGGACCCATCGGGCGCGCCGACGCCGTGGCGATGCGCCGGCTGCGGCGCGGCATACGCCGCTCCGGGATCGGCGGTTCCGCTCCGAGCGCGGAGACTCTCCGCGCACTCGTCCTGGCCGAGGGCGACCCGGCGCCGTCCGGGCTCACCGCGGTCGAACTCGCGCCGGTCACCCGCATCCGTCACGCCCGGACCGCCGTGGTGGAGTCGCTACGGGCAGGGGGCACGGTCGAGGAGGTGCTCTGGGAGGCGTGGTCCGCCTCGCGGATGGAGCGGCGGCTCGTCCGGCAGGCCGTAGCCGCGGATGCGTGGTCCCGCTCCGCAGACCGGTCTCTCGACGCGGTGGTCTCCCTGTTCGATCACGCGGCGGACTACGTCGACCGCGTCCCAGGGGGCTCCGTCGCCCTCTTCTGCGATGTGGTGTCGAGGGAGGACCTCCCCGCCCCCCGGCGGGCGGACACCCGCGCACGTGGTGGGGCCGTGACCCTGTTGTCCGCCCACGCCGCGGTGGGGAGGCAGTGGAGATCGGTGGCGGTGTGCGGGGTCCAGGACGGGGTGTGGCCCGCGCCCCGTCGTCGGTCGGGGCTGCTCGGGGTCGACGAACTCGTCGACCTCACGGAGGTGGCGGGCGACGGGCCCCTGCCGTCCGAGGCCGAACGGGCCGCGTCGTCGGCGTCGGCACGGTCGGCCGAGGAGAGACGCCTGTTCTACGTGGCCTGCTCGCGTGCGCGGAGCCACCTGCTCGTCACCGCCGTCGAATCCCCCGAGCAGGGTGACGCCGCCCCGTCACGGTTCGTCGACGAGATCTCGGACCTCGCCACGACCCGGGCGGACCCGGGTGGGACCGGGTCTCATGGCCCGGGTGGCGCCGCGGCGGCCGCGAGCGGTCACGCCCCGACGGTGTTCACCGTCCAGCACCTCGCCGTCGACCTCCGGGCCGCACTGCTCGATCCGTCCACCGACCCGGCGGACGCCGCCCACGCCGCGGGACTCCTGGCCGGGATGCGCGACGCGGGGGTCGCCGAGGCGGACCCCGGCACCTGGTACGGCTCGCGCGGACCGTCCACCGCCGCCCCGGCCTTCCCGGTGGGCCCGGGGCAGCCGTCGGCCGTGCTCTCCCCGTCTGGATTCGGTGCTCTCGAGGAGTGTCCACTCCGCTGGTTCCTGCAGAGGGTCAGGGGTGAGTCGTCCGATCCGGGGTCCGAGGCCGCCCTAATCCGCGGTTCGGTCGTGCACGCGCTCACGCAGGCGGTCGAGGGGGGGATCGGGGAGGACGCGCTGCGGGCGGCCGTGTCCCGGCGGGCCGAGTCGCTCACGCGAGCCCGCGGGTGGTTCGCCGAGCGGGGCGCGGAGTCGATGGTCGGGATGGCGGAGTCGTTCCGGCAGTGGCGACGGGGCACCCGTGACGAGTTCACGACCGCGGCAGTGGAGGAGGCCTTCGACCTGGACGTCCGGGGCGGGGTCCGGATACGGGGGCGTATCGACAGACTCGAGACCACCCGCGCCGGTGAGGTGGTCGCCGTGGACATCAAGACCTCCCCGGGAGCCGTCTCGAAGGCAGTGGCGGCGGCGCACCCCCAGCTCGCGCTGTACCAACTGGCGGTGGCCGGCGGCGCCGTCGCCTCCGTCGCGGGTCGCGAGCCGGGAGGCGGGCTCCTCCTGTACCTCGGGGGCCGGGAGGGCCGCCTGCCCACGGAACGGGTCCAGGACCCGCTCGGCCGCGAGGCCGCAGAGGCGTTGACCGACCGCGTGGTCGACGCCGGTCGTGCGACGGTGGGGCCGTCCTACACGGCCCGCGTGGGTCCGTGGTGTGACCACTGTGGAGTCCGGTCCAGCTGCCCCGCGCAACCGGAGGGCCGGCAGGTGATCGAGTGA
- a CDS encoding ATP-dependent DNA helicase UvrD2, translating into MEDVRRDRESALDGLDPQQRRAVLAPRGPVCILAGAGTGKTRTITRRIAHLVTTGHVRGDQVLAVTFTARAAGELRMRLAGLGVAEAGTGPVQARTFHSAALRNLSYFWPRVYGEEPWQLLDGQFRAVAQAVRRVGLDPSTETIRDVLTEIGWAKSSLLTPDTYAERAIALGRDLPAPAPEVARVFRAYEDLKVSGPVRMLDFDDLLGHMADLVEEVPAIAEEFRDRYRCFVVDEFQDVTPAQQRLLSAWLGRRDDLTVVGDVNQTIYSFAGADPDYLLGFEERYPEATVVRLESDYRSTPQVVELANAVIGSGSGRFRAAGLTLRGMRPPGPEPVLTEYADEDAEAEAVAGAIADLVHGGLDPAEIAVLYRVNAQSERIEAALDEVGIGYRLKGGEGFFDRTVVRRAMAAIDRLVDGSDESAAGEYSALTDPSDVVRVIRAALEPLGLTAAEPSGAQAREKWESLTALMGLVEEIATTGDHPGLLPVVAGLRARAAARHAPDERGVTLASLHAAKGLEWDAVFLLGVHEGGLPISHAVKAGPDAIEEERRLLYVGVTRAREHLSVSWSRSRRAGGRATRRPSRFLDPVRPAPAPAGARQVTDSADKGRCRGCGERLTGSMHRALGSCPDCSVEVDTGLFERLRDWRRETSERIGKPAYTVFTNDTLVQIARERPADTRSLGRIGGIGAHKLGEYGDEVLRLVREG; encoded by the coding sequence GTGGAAGACGTGCGACGTGACAGGGAGTCGGCCCTCGACGGACTGGACCCCCAGCAGCGGCGGGCCGTCCTGGCCCCCCGCGGCCCCGTCTGCATCCTCGCCGGCGCGGGCACCGGCAAGACGCGCACCATCACCCGCCGCATCGCCCACCTGGTGACCACCGGTCACGTGCGGGGGGACCAGGTCCTCGCCGTCACCTTCACCGCCCGTGCGGCGGGCGAACTACGCATGCGGCTCGCCGGACTGGGCGTCGCGGAGGCCGGGACGGGCCCGGTCCAGGCGAGGACCTTCCACTCGGCGGCGCTGCGCAATCTGTCCTACTTCTGGCCCCGGGTCTACGGAGAGGAGCCCTGGCAGCTGCTCGACGGGCAGTTCCGGGCGGTCGCCCAGGCCGTCCGCCGGGTGGGGCTGGATCCCTCGACGGAGACGATCCGGGACGTCCTCACCGAGATCGGCTGGGCCAAGTCCAGTCTGCTCACCCCCGACACGTACGCCGAGCGTGCGATCGCGCTCGGGCGTGACCTCCCGGCCCCCGCCCCGGAGGTGGCGCGGGTGTTCCGCGCCTACGAGGACCTCAAGGTCTCGGGCCCGGTCCGCATGCTCGATTTCGACGACCTGCTGGGGCACATGGCGGACCTCGTGGAGGAGGTCCCGGCGATCGCCGAGGAGTTCCGGGACCGCTACCGGTGCTTCGTGGTGGACGAGTTCCAGGACGTCACCCCCGCCCAGCAGCGCCTGCTATCGGCCTGGCTGGGCCGACGCGACGACCTCACCGTGGTGGGTGACGTCAACCAGACCATCTACTCCTTTGCCGGCGCGGACCCGGACTACCTGCTCGGGTTCGAAGAGCGCTACCCGGAGGCGACCGTCGTGCGGCTGGAGTCGGACTACCGGTCCACGCCGCAGGTCGTCGAGCTCGCCAACGCCGTGATCGGGTCCGGCTCGGGGCGTTTCCGGGCGGCCGGGCTCACTCTCCGGGGGATGCGACCGCCAGGGCCCGAGCCCGTGCTCACCGAGTACGCGGACGAGGACGCGGAGGCCGAGGCCGTGGCGGGGGCGATCGCCGACCTGGTCCACGGTGGACTCGACCCCGCGGAGATCGCGGTGCTCTACCGGGTCAACGCGCAGTCGGAGCGCATCGAGGCCGCGCTGGACGAGGTGGGGATCGGCTACCGGCTCAAGGGGGGCGAGGGATTCTTCGACCGGACGGTGGTCAGGCGTGCGATGGCGGCGATCGACAGACTGGTCGACGGCTCGGACGAGTCGGCGGCCGGGGAGTACTCCGCGCTCACCGATCCCTCCGACGTCGTCCGCGTGATCCGGGCGGCCCTGGAGCCGTTGGGTCTCACGGCGGCCGAGCCGTCGGGCGCCCAGGCCAGGGAGAAGTGGGAGTCCCTCACCGCGCTGATGGGACTGGTGGAGGAGATCGCCACCACGGGGGACCACCCCGGGCTCCTGCCGGTGGTCGCCGGGTTGCGGGCCCGCGCGGCCGCGCGGCACGCACCGGACGAGCGCGGGGTCACCCTGGCCTCGTTACACGCCGCCAAGGGACTCGAGTGGGATGCGGTCTTCCTCCTCGGGGTGCACGAGGGCGGTCTGCCCATCAGCCACGCCGTCAAGGCCGGGCCGGACGCCATCGAGGAGGAGAGGCGGTTGTTGTACGTGGGTGTCACCCGGGCGCGGGAACACCTGTCCGTCTCGTGGAGTCGCAGCCGTCGGGCCGGAGGCCGCGCCACCCGCCGCCCCAGTCGGTTCCTCGACCCGGTGCGCCCGGCACCGGCGCCCGCCGGCGCCCGTCAGGTGACCGACTCGGCGGACAAGGGGCGCTGTCGTGGTTGCGGGGAGCGGCTCACCGGGTCGATGCACCGGGCGCTGGGATCGTGTCCGGACTGCTCGGTCGAGGTCGACACCGGGTTGTTCGAGCGGCTACGGGACTGGCGTAGGGAGACCTCGGAACGCATCGGCAAACCGGCGTACACGGTGTTCACCAACGACACGCTCGTGCAGATCGCTCGCGAGCGCCCCGCGGACACCAGATCGTTGGGGCGCATCGGCGGGATCGGGGCCCACAAACTCGGCGAGTACGGCGACGAGGTCCTGCGTCTGGTGCGGGAGGGCTGA
- a CDS encoding ATP-dependent DNA helicase — MTSSMGPDDIADALGVHRPTPEQAAVIAGPAEPTLVLAGAGAGKTETMAARVVWLVANGHARPSEILGLTFTRKAAQQLSRRIRRRLEALAGSALCAGPGADPRIAESIRTEDPQISTYHAFAGTLLGSYGLLVPVEPDSRLLTPTAAFHLAHDVVSRWESPLATRSSAAQVTRDVLALAGQLSEHLVTTDDLRTHPDLITTLVATLPGGPGQRETPTKWLDEAATVQGHREELADLVDAVAARMRAESAMDHASQMALAATVARDHPQVGEAERRAFRVVLLDEYQDTGHSQRVLLSSLFGGGAGPVPAVTAVGDPMQSIYGWRGASASNLDRFRDDFPRPAGQRSHLLELTTSWRNPPEVLSLANRITQPLRDRPGTVPVPQLRARPGAEPADLQVAVLDTADAEREWLADEVSRRYRAAEAAGRVPTAAVLVRRNGDSGPIAEALENRGLPVEVVGLGGLLDVPEIADVVSLLTVVARPGAGAPLMRLLTGPRFALGAADLAALARRASALSLRRPAEAGGALSSVRELEDALDAIARGEETDAAGLADALADPGPEGDYSPDGLARITGLSRIIAGLRARSSAPPARLVAAAEQALGLDAEVRLRERTGGGEAREQLDELQEVAAGFGADRGQGLDAFLAHLDLARTVDGGLARGEVASVPGRVQILTVHSAKGLEWEIVAVPHLSVGIFPSDRAPQTSVRAATHLPEYLRGDREGEDNPGGVPVPRFDGIGDRKRLEATLKAHIDRVKKRSLDEDRRLFYVAVTRAEHSLLLSASHWHGSGSTPRGPSEFLDEVLEFCRGPESLGMVDPLVVTPSATNPATATVVEATWPRASVNDRRTAADAVSQARPVDPEVDPAPDHGPARLWHLTAAPLLADARRAADQRDRVVLPRRLTAGEVVAMATDPDAYADRLRRPVPFRPDRFARRGTRFHQWVEHRFGATHLLDIDDLPGAGDHGAVDGVSEADLAALKRAFEASRWSRLTPEAVEVPFEVGLGGHLLRGRMDAVFADGDEWIVVDWKTGRVPGPGEMPAVSLQLAVYRYAWARIVSARLGRPVELDRVRAAFHYVRVGRTVEPDALPDAEELRQLLSTGPGRGRLLSDRGR; from the coding sequence GTGACCTCCTCGATGGGACCCGACGACATCGCCGACGCACTCGGCGTCCACCGGCCCACCCCGGAGCAGGCGGCCGTGATCGCCGGCCCCGCCGAACCCACCCTCGTGCTGGCGGGCGCTGGGGCGGGCAAGACCGAGACCATGGCGGCGCGCGTGGTGTGGCTGGTCGCCAACGGTCATGCGCGCCCGTCGGAGATCCTGGGGCTCACCTTCACCCGCAAGGCGGCCCAGCAGTTGTCCAGGAGGATCCGGCGGCGGCTCGAGGCACTGGCGGGAAGCGCGCTCTGCGCGGGCCCGGGGGCGGACCCCAGGATCGCGGAGTCGATCCGCACCGAGGATCCCCAGATCTCGACCTATCACGCGTTCGCGGGCACTCTTCTCGGGTCCTACGGCCTGCTGGTGCCGGTCGAACCGGATTCGCGGCTGCTCACACCGACCGCGGCGTTCCACCTCGCCCACGACGTGGTCTCACGCTGGGAGTCCCCGCTGGCGACGCGGTCCTCCGCTGCCCAGGTCACCCGCGACGTCCTGGCACTGGCGGGGCAACTGTCCGAGCACCTCGTCACGACCGACGACCTGCGGACCCACCCCGATCTGATCACGACGCTGGTCGCCACACTGCCCGGCGGGCCCGGCCAGCGCGAGACCCCCACCAAGTGGCTCGACGAGGCCGCCACCGTCCAGGGGCACCGTGAAGAACTGGCGGATCTTGTCGACGCGGTCGCCGCTCGGATGCGGGCGGAGTCCGCCATGGACCACGCCTCGCAGATGGCGCTCGCCGCCACGGTGGCCCGCGACCACCCGCAGGTCGGTGAGGCCGAGCGTCGGGCGTTCCGGGTGGTGCTCCTCGATGAGTACCAGGACACCGGCCACTCCCAGCGGGTCCTGCTGAGCTCGTTGTTCGGCGGCGGCGCCGGTCCGGTGCCCGCGGTCACCGCGGTGGGGGACCCGATGCAGTCCATCTACGGGTGGAGAGGGGCATCGGCTTCCAACCTCGACCGCTTCCGCGACGACTTCCCCCGGCCCGCAGGTCAGCGGTCCCACCTGCTCGAGCTGACCACCTCGTGGCGGAACCCCCCGGAGGTGCTCTCCCTGGCCAACCGGATCACCCAGCCGCTGCGGGACCGCCCTGGCACCGTGCCGGTCCCGCAGCTGCGAGCGCGTCCCGGCGCCGAACCCGCCGACCTGCAGGTGGCGGTGCTGGACACCGCGGACGCCGAGCGGGAGTGGCTGGCCGACGAGGTGTCCCGCCGGTACCGCGCGGCGGAGGCGGCCGGTCGTGTCCCCACCGCCGCCGTGCTCGTCCGACGCAACGGCGACTCCGGGCCCATCGCCGAGGCGCTGGAGAACCGTGGACTGCCGGTGGAGGTCGTCGGGCTGGGGGGACTGCTGGACGTCCCCGAGATCGCGGACGTGGTCTCACTGCTCACGGTGGTCGCCCGTCCCGGCGCCGGTGCGCCCCTGATGCGGCTGCTCACAGGGCCCAGGTTCGCCCTGGGGGCCGCCGATCTGGCCGCGCTGGCCAGACGGGCGTCCGCGCTCTCACTCCGGCGCCCGGCCGAGGCCGGAGGAGCACTGTCCTCCGTCCGCGAACTCGAGGACGCACTGGACGCCATCGCCCGCGGCGAGGAGACCGATGCCGCGGGACTCGCGGACGCGCTGGCCGACCCGGGCCCCGAGGGCGACTACAGCCCAGACGGCCTGGCCCGCATCACCGGGCTCTCGCGGATCATCGCCGGGCTTCGAGCGCGGTCATCCGCTCCCCCTGCCAGACTCGTCGCCGCCGCGGAACAGGCGCTGGGTCTGGACGCCGAGGTGCGCCTCCGGGAGCGCACCGGCGGGGGAGAGGCACGAGAGCAGCTCGATGAGCTGCAGGAGGTGGCCGCGGGATTCGGGGCCGACCGCGGTCAGGGTCTGGACGCCTTCCTGGCACACCTCGATCTGGCACGCACGGTGGACGGCGGGCTCGCACGGGGCGAGGTCGCCTCCGTTCCGGGACGGGTACAGATCCTCACCGTGCACTCGGCCAAGGGGTTGGAATGGGAGATCGTCGCCGTGCCCCACCTGTCCGTCGGGATATTCCCCTCCGACCGCGCGCCCCAGACCTCGGTTCGAGCGGCCACCCACCTGCCCGAGTACCTCCGCGGGGACCGCGAGGGCGAGGACAACCCCGGAGGCGTGCCGGTGCCCCGGTTCGACGGAATCGGGGACCGCAAACGACTGGAGGCCACGCTCAAGGCCCACATCGACCGCGTCAAGAAGCGGTCGCTCGACGAGGACCGACGCCTGTTCTACGTGGCCGTCACCCGGGCGGAACACTCCCTCCTGCTCTCGGCCTCCCACTGGCACGGCAGTGGCTCCACACCCCGTGGCCCGTCGGAGTTCCTCGACGAGGTCCTCGAGTTCTGCCGGGGACCCGAATCCCTCGGGATGGTGGACCCCCTCGTCGTCACGCCGTCGGCCACCAACCCGGCCACCGCGACGGTGGTCGAGGCCACCTGGCCACGTGCGTCGGTGAACGATCGCAGGACGGCGGCGGACGCGGTGTCGCAGGCCCGTCCCGTGGATCCCGAGGTCGACCCGGCTCCCGACCACGGACCCGCCCGGCTCTGGCACCTCACTGCGGCGCCGCTGCTCGCGGATGCGCGCCGGGCCGCCGACCAGCGCGACAGAGTGGTCCTACCGCGCCGGTTGACGGCGGGGGAGGTCGTGGCCATGGCGACCGATCCGGATGCGTACGCCGACCGGCTGCGCCGACCGGTGCCGTTCCGGCCCGACCGTTTCGCCCGCCGGGGAACGCGGTTCCACCAGTGGGTGGAGCACCGATTCGGAGCCACCCACCTGCTCGACATCGACGACCTCCCCGGAGCAGGGGACCACGGGGCGGTCGACGGCGTGTCGGAGGCGGACCTCGCGGCGCTGAAGAGGGCGTTCGAGGCGTCGAGGTGGTCACGGCTGACCCCCGAGGCAGTGGAGGTGCCCTTCGAGGTGGGCCTCGGGGGTCACCTGCTGCGCGGCCGGATGGACGCGGTGTTCGCGGACGGGGACGAGTGGATCGTCGTGGACTGGAAAACCGGGCGGGTGCCGGGTCCGGGAGAGATGCCGGCCGTCTCGCTCCAGTTGGCGGTCTACCGTTACGCCTGGGCCAGGATCGTCTCGGCCAGGCTCGGTCGACCGGTCGAGCTCGACAGGGTCCGGGCCGCCTTCCACTACGTCCGCGTCGGGAGGACCGTTGAACCGGACGCTCTGCCCGATGCGGAGGAACTGCGGCAACTGCTGTCCACCGGCCCCGGGAGAGGGCGGTTGTTGTCCGACAGGGGCCGATAG
- a CDS encoding mycoredoxin: MSEPRNDSDLTAGGAEALTLYTTSWCPFCTRLKKLLDEKAIGYVEIDVDADPDAAAFVESVNGGNRVVPTALYSDGTTATNPPASQVRAKLAELAGA, encoded by the coding sequence ATGAGCGAACCGAGGAACGACAGCGATCTCACGGCCGGCGGCGCGGAGGCCCTGACCCTCTACACCACCTCCTGGTGCCCCTTCTGCACCCGACTCAAGAAGCTGCTGGACGAGAAGGCGATCGGGTACGTCGAGATCGACGTCGACGCCGACCCCGACGCCGCGGCGTTCGTGGAGAGCGTCAACGGGGGCAACCGCGTCGTCCCCACCGCCCTGTACTCGGACGGCACCACCGCCACCAACCCCCCGGCCTCTCAGGTCAGGGCCAAGCTCGCCGAGCTCGCGGGCGCCTGA